In a single window of the Paenibacillus sp. MMS20-IR301 genome:
- the pgmB gene encoding beta-phosphoglucomutase, whose protein sequence is MSEINACLFDLDGVLVDTARYHYIAWRELAGELGFEFTEQDNERLKGVSRAASLNILLEIGGIELAEDEKARLAEQKNSRYVEYIAKMDSSEILPGALDFLKECREAGIKVALGSASKNAMTILDNTGLTPWFDAIIDGTHTSAAKPDPEVFLLGAQALHTAPENCVVFEDAEAGILAATRAGMRSVGIGSAETLGAANLVVPSLQQISVPALREALASV, encoded by the coding sequence ATGTCAGAAATCAACGCCTGCCTGTTCGATCTGGACGGTGTCCTCGTTGACACGGCCAGATATCATTACATCGCCTGGAGGGAACTGGCCGGGGAACTAGGATTCGAGTTCACCGAACAGGATAATGAACGGCTCAAGGGCGTCAGCCGGGCCGCGTCCCTGAATATCCTGCTGGAGATCGGAGGCATCGAGCTGGCTGAAGACGAGAAAGCCCGGCTGGCCGAGCAAAAGAACAGCCGCTATGTCGAATATATCGCGAAGATGGACAGCTCGGAGATTCTTCCGGGTGCACTGGATTTCCTCAAGGAATGCCGTGAAGCCGGTATCAAGGTTGCGCTCGGCTCCGCCAGTAAGAACGCTATGACCATCCTGGACAACACCGGCCTGACTCCCTGGTTCGATGCCATTATCGACGGTACGCATACCAGCGCAGCCAAGCCCGATCCCGAGGTGTTCCTGCTGGGAGCGCAGGCTTTACATACTGCGCCCGAGAACTGTGTGGTTTTCGAGGATGCCGAAGCCGGAATTCTCGCCGCCACCCGGGCCGGCATGCGCAGCGTCGGCATCGGTTCCGCTGAGACGCTGGGTGCGGCGAATCTGGTCGTCCCGTCTCTGCAGCAGATCAGTGTTCCTGCCCTGCGGGAAGCCCTGGCTTCTGTTTGA
- a CDS encoding LacI family DNA-binding transcriptional regulator — protein MTVTIKDVAKKAGVSPSTVSRVLSGHPRISLETSRKVKVIMEEMGYTPNMMAKSLVSKTTNSLCIILPKPAEELFSNLFFMELIRGIVTQSSRSGYDVLISSGATEKEELEAVSRLLKGRRVDGVILLYSRKDDAVIDFLESGGYPFVLVGRSDRYEDILSVDNDNIMAAYDATNHLISMGHERIGFVSGPPNLIVSRDRLEGYRKAMLGKGLEMKPEWIVEGEFLQDSGYRAMSFFMNLPNRPTALVAVDDMVSFGVLRGLNELNYKVPEDLAIVSFNNIPLSELSSPPISSIDIGIYHLGYTASQILIQSIQKPDNQEGYTNRFVIPHRLIVRESSMHAPGKQ, from the coding sequence ATGACAGTTACCATTAAGGACGTGGCCAAGAAAGCGGGAGTGTCTCCCTCCACAGTCTCCCGGGTGTTGTCAGGCCATCCCAGAATCAGCCTAGAAACTTCCCGTAAGGTTAAAGTGATTATGGAGGAAATGGGCTACACCCCGAATATGATGGCCAAAAGTCTCGTTTCCAAGACAACCAACAGCCTCTGCATCATCCTACCGAAACCGGCTGAAGAGCTGTTCTCCAACTTGTTTTTTATGGAATTGATCCGCGGAATTGTCACGCAGTCCAGCCGTTCAGGCTACGATGTGCTAATCAGCTCCGGGGCAACTGAGAAAGAAGAGCTGGAAGCTGTCTCCAGATTGCTCAAGGGACGCCGTGTGGACGGCGTTATTCTGCTGTATTCCCGTAAAGATGATGCGGTGATTGATTTCTTGGAATCAGGCGGCTATCCATTCGTTCTGGTTGGACGAAGCGACCGCTATGAGGATATATTATCTGTGGACAATGACAATATCATGGCTGCCTATGATGCGACGAACCATCTCATCTCGATGGGCCATGAACGTATTGGCTTCGTAAGCGGTCCGCCGAACCTTATCGTATCGCGCGACCGTCTGGAAGGCTACCGCAAGGCGATGCTTGGCAAAGGTCTTGAAATGAAGCCCGAATGGATCGTCGAAGGCGAGTTTCTGCAGGACAGCGGCTACAGGGCGATGTCCTTCTTCATGAATCTGCCGAACCGCCCCACCGCACTCGTTGCCGTGGATGATATGGTTTCCTTCGGTGTATTGCGCGGATTGAATGAGCTGAACTACAAGGTTCCCGAGGATTTGGCGATTGTCAGCTTTAACAATATCCCGCTCTCGGAACTGTCCAGTCCGCCGATCAGCAGCATCGATATCGGCATTTATCATCTTGGCTATACAGCCTCACAGATACTGATTCAGAGTATCCAGAAGCCGGATAACCAGGAAGGATATACCAACCGATTTGTCATTCCCCACCGCCTAATCGTACGGGAGTCTTCCATGCATGCTCCGGGAAAGCAGTGA
- a CDS encoding pullulanase — translation MKIALRVKKAFAVIMVIVLVCSGFGMNLPRASAETRKVVLAGDLQTRFIGLDSAETKDWNEKSTVTELTYKGEGLYTFSGILPKGTYQYKITLNDEWTENYGYGSYTNPNGVDANGNIQISLAEETRVTFYYNDNTKAIADSTYYTPVAAERLPRVTGSLQTALGDADNDSPEAARTLLTDPDFDGIYEQTAVLPAGNYTYRIYLPGADPAGGVSYPDAAQELKLPSELPVTFKYNAGDNSVSAHYTVPSGPGTAVPVPAGNIRVHYHRAAGDYSGLGLWTWGDFVSPSKAWPKDAVPFPEGQTDTYGAYVDLPVKDGAKSISFLVVNRATGVKEMEDGDKTFSISTPQTNEVWITEGSNKVTPYEPVDLPADTVRIHYMRSDNNQKEYGLWLWGDVAVPSNAWPKDATSFKPEHRDAFGAYADIPLMKDGKTINFIVMKPANGEKDGPAGNENKSFAFLDRYNQLWVKENDPNVYTSPFGETPVGLLSADILSASKLWLGFTLTDGLTADALKTAISIQDSEGNLVPVTAATITGTASVEVATGAFDLQKIPLSVTYAGKTVSASTGWRMLDELYNYTGDDLGATYHKAGKSATLKLWAPKASSVTAVVYDKNNSNLTVGRTELLPGEKGVWSAELTPADLAGAPGAGDVRGFYYQYEVTNEGVTRQVLDPYAKSMAVFTVNTAGEAGAGGDSTGKAAIVDLSATNPEGFRAADIAGYAEREDAVIYEAHIRDLTSDPGIQSSLGGERWGSYAAFASKLDYIKSLGVTHIQLLPVMAWYYGDETGMEDRELDYSAQGNEYNWGYDPHNYFSPDGAYSRNPADPELRIKELKGLIDAVHEAGMGVILDVVYTHMAKKEFLNDIVPNYYAFQDPAGNFIGGFGNNLATSHKMAEKLMTDSVKYWFQEYKIDGMRWDMMGDATADAVQAAYDAAAAINPNALFIGEGWKTFGGDASEPSLKGKAADQSWMDKTDSTGVFSDEFRNELKSGYGMEGDPRFITGGARSLTTILNNIKAQPSNVPADDPGDIVQYIEAHDNLTLHDVIALSLKKNPQNEQNELEIQKRIRLGNMLLLTSQGTAFLQAGQEYGRTKQWMAAGAPEQKYTEVRDAHDSSVSYFINDSYDSSDAVNKFDWAAATDDVNYPVQNATREYTAGLIKLRKSTDAFRLGDLSLVNSNVKLIAAPELQPEDLAIGYTSKATDGTGIYYVFMNGDSKTRKLTLQEDLTDGTVLADNDEAGTEAILAADQSGFSLTADAITLEPLTAVIIRKDADAAVLSQLETDQSGYVLGADSSHQLAVTARYGDGSSRNVTSKALYTSDKPEVATVTAKGLVKGLKAGTATLTAAYGGISTKVTVEVTSPPAESKRYVQFTYTREDKDYKGWSVWLWYTGAKDGEVKLTEPEGSSASSTALFEVGKDATQVGFVLIKGLDWSDNKQDISDDRYITLTPGEAFTKVHVQSMVKELDITPGISGPLMQDEAITFLYRDEELFRTGGMASITGVKVKVNGTEYPMEYDAGKEWFSYKLGGLEEGLYKYTFIVTRDGATREVTDPKNTVNGESSLYYHKPEVSITAEVNPPAVASDENAVLTVRAVAAEEVSYKDAYLDLTALGGPARVKFDTELMQQTIAVKADVPAGIKTIQVVLVDQYGNLHRQSAVIEVKARTYSGSALDFDWDEARIYFALTDRFKDGDPANNENVDKAHLEAYHGGDFRGMIDNLGYLQELGINTLWITPVVDNIDFNQGVSFGGKQYAYHGYWAKDFTKLDEHLGDMAAFKELIEKAHDKGIKIMVDVVLNHTGYGLKESDDNPGVTAEDKARFAGMLRTDGVQSDKDVIKGELSGLPDFKTEDPAVREQIIAWQTGWLDNARTARGDTIDYFRVDTVKHVESTTWKAFKNALTAKAPGFKLLGEYFGGTADNDGGMLQSGQMDGLLDFSFNDQAKLFTDGAITAVDAYLQEREAKISNTGMMAQFLSSHDEDGFLSNYVDGDKGKLKIAAALQITAKGQPVIYYGEELGRSGKNAGDMAEGKFSENRGDMPWDQLTAEQGLHDHYQKLLNIRAKYSQVYAKGIRSKLAGSDDLGYLAFNKQYGDDNVVTVINTKAEGQSVEIPVPFTPLSSVQDEYSGELYTVSAAGKVTVQLPGRDDGGTVILAAQPVVVPPTPTPTPTPTPTPTPTPTPVPTPTAQSELISAAKPLVSPTAAPAGVQVISEAALSGGERGQAEITLEPGKTSVLLPAGAAGMLGGNKLVIVAEGLSVTFPNAVLADIEAMAGGKDADASQLQLELIPISKAEAQDTVKKFSTDNLAVTAVSGMYELKLAIIHKDGTSLAVTAFKQPVTLSLKLQGSPVMDWTGVFHLEDAGGLKYMGGTVQADGSLTAAVSHFSRYAALQMNAAFNDVPDTHWASAAVKSLAAKQVAAGVSAALFEPARNVTRAEFTALLMRALGQPGEERAIFSDVPAGAWYSSYVAAASRLGIVNGRTSSTFAPDAAISRQEMAVMVIRALEFKQGRRLASAADHSVFADAASISSWAAAYVNTAEALELIEGRANHLFAPRDLLTRAESAQVVYKLLGK, via the coding sequence ATGAAAATCGCTTTACGGGTAAAAAAGGCATTTGCAGTCATAATGGTTATCGTTCTGGTATGCTCCGGCTTTGGCATGAATCTGCCTAGAGCCAGTGCAGAAACGAGAAAGGTTGTGCTGGCAGGAGATTTGCAGACGAGGTTCATCGGTCTTGATTCTGCTGAAACGAAGGATTGGAATGAGAAGTCGACAGTAACCGAGCTGACTTACAAAGGGGAGGGGCTGTACACCTTTTCAGGCATCCTGCCTAAAGGGACTTATCAATATAAAATTACCCTTAATGATGAGTGGACAGAGAACTACGGGTATGGCAGCTACACTAATCCGAACGGGGTAGACGCTAACGGGAACATCCAAATTTCACTGGCTGAAGAGACCCGCGTGACCTTTTATTATAACGACAATACCAAAGCCATTGCCGATTCCACGTATTACACACCGGTTGCTGCAGAGCGTCTTCCCCGGGTGACAGGCAGTCTGCAGACGGCGCTGGGAGATGCGGACAATGATTCACCGGAAGCGGCGCGGACACTGCTCACTGATCCTGATTTTGACGGAATCTATGAGCAGACTGCCGTTCTGCCTGCCGGTAATTATACTTACCGGATTTATCTTCCGGGTGCTGACCCGGCGGGCGGAGTCTCCTATCCGGATGCGGCGCAGGAGCTTAAGCTTCCCTCTGAATTACCTGTAACATTCAAGTATAATGCGGGGGACAACAGTGTGTCTGCCCATTATACGGTTCCTTCCGGACCGGGTACGGCAGTGCCAGTGCCCGCCGGGAATATAAGAGTCCATTACCACCGTGCTGCGGGCGATTATTCCGGCCTGGGATTATGGACATGGGGCGATTTCGTCTCACCTTCCAAGGCTTGGCCAAAGGATGCTGTTCCTTTTCCTGAAGGACAAACCGATACCTACGGGGCTTATGTTGATCTGCCTGTCAAGGATGGGGCGAAGAGCATTTCCTTCCTTGTGGTTAACCGGGCTACCGGAGTAAAGGAAATGGAAGACGGGGACAAAACCTTCAGCATCAGCACCCCGCAGACTAATGAGGTCTGGATTACGGAAGGCTCCAACAAGGTAACGCCTTATGAACCGGTTGACCTCCCGGCGGATACCGTGCGTATTCACTACATGCGCTCCGACAACAACCAGAAGGAATACGGCCTCTGGCTCTGGGGGGATGTGGCGGTGCCGTCGAATGCATGGCCGAAAGACGCTACCTCTTTTAAGCCTGAGCACAGGGATGCTTTTGGCGCCTATGCGGATATTCCGCTTATGAAAGACGGCAAGACGATCAATTTCATTGTTATGAAGCCTGCAAACGGCGAGAAGGACGGTCCGGCGGGCAATGAGAACAAAAGCTTTGCTTTTCTGGACCGGTACAACCAGCTGTGGGTGAAGGAGAACGACCCGAATGTGTATACATCTCCTTTCGGCGAAACTCCGGTGGGGCTACTATCCGCGGATATATTGTCCGCAAGCAAGCTTTGGCTCGGGTTCACGTTAACGGACGGACTTACGGCGGACGCATTGAAAACAGCCATTTCCATCCAGGATTCGGAAGGAAACCTGGTCCCCGTAACAGCGGCAACGATTACGGGCACTGCCTCTGTTGAAGTGGCTACCGGTGCGTTTGATCTGCAGAAAATTCCGCTGAGTGTCACGTATGCAGGGAAAACTGTATCCGCTTCCACCGGCTGGAGAATGCTGGATGAGCTGTACAATTACACAGGTGACGATCTTGGAGCCACTTACCATAAGGCCGGCAAATCGGCAACGCTGAAGCTCTGGGCTCCGAAGGCGAGTTCAGTGACTGCGGTTGTCTATGACAAGAACAACTCCAATCTCACCGTAGGCCGTACCGAGCTGCTTCCCGGGGAGAAGGGGGTCTGGTCGGCAGAGCTGACTCCGGCTGATCTGGCCGGCGCGCCCGGCGCAGGGGATGTCAGAGGCTTCTACTACCAGTATGAAGTGACCAATGAAGGGGTAACCAGGCAGGTGCTTGATCCCTATGCCAAATCCATGGCAGTATTCACGGTGAATACTGCAGGTGAGGCGGGCGCAGGCGGCGATTCGACCGGCAAAGCGGCGATTGTAGATTTAAGCGCCACGAATCCTGAAGGCTTCCGGGCTGCAGACATTGCCGGTTATGCGGAGCGTGAGGATGCCGTTATCTACGAGGCGCACATCAGAGACCTCACCTCTGATCCTGGAATCCAGTCGAGTCTCGGCGGGGAACGCTGGGGGTCTTATGCTGCTTTTGCGTCGAAGCTGGATTATATCAAATCACTGGGTGTAACCCATATTCAGCTGCTTCCGGTAATGGCCTGGTATTACGGGGACGAAACCGGGATGGAAGACAGGGAGCTGGACTATTCGGCGCAAGGAAATGAGTATAACTGGGGTTATGATCCGCATAACTATTTCTCTCCTGACGGTGCCTATTCCCGGAATCCGGCAGATCCGGAGCTGCGGATCAAAGAGCTTAAAGGCTTGATTGATGCGGTGCATGAGGCCGGAATGGGTGTCATTCTTGACGTAGTGTACACCCATATGGCCAAAAAAGAATTTCTGAACGATATCGTGCCTAATTATTACGCCTTCCAGGACCCGGCCGGGAACTTCATCGGCGGCTTCGGCAATAATCTGGCGACCAGCCACAAGATGGCGGAGAAGCTGATGACCGATTCCGTGAAATACTGGTTCCAGGAATATAAAATCGACGGCATGCGCTGGGACATGATGGGCGACGCCACGGCAGATGCGGTTCAGGCTGCTTATGACGCCGCAGCTGCCATCAATCCGAACGCCCTGTTCATCGGGGAAGGCTGGAAAACCTTCGGGGGGGATGCTTCAGAGCCGTCCCTTAAAGGCAAAGCCGCCGACCAGAGCTGGATGGATAAGACAGACAGCACCGGGGTGTTCTCCGATGAATTCCGCAATGAGCTGAAGTCCGGGTACGGGATGGAAGGAGATCCCCGGTTTATAACCGGCGGGGCACGCAGCCTGACAACGATTCTGAACAATATCAAGGCGCAGCCTTCCAACGTTCCGGCAGATGATCCGGGCGATATTGTGCAGTACATTGAAGCGCATGACAATCTCACGCTGCATGATGTTATCGCCCTGTCCCTTAAGAAGAACCCGCAGAATGAGCAGAATGAGCTGGAGATTCAGAAACGGATCAGGCTGGGAAATATGCTGCTGCTGACTTCCCAGGGAACCGCCTTCCTGCAGGCGGGCCAGGAGTACGGGCGTACCAAGCAGTGGATGGCTGCGGGGGCTCCCGAGCAGAAATATACTGAAGTCCGGGATGCCCATGACAGCTCGGTCAGTTATTTCATCAACGATTCTTATGATTCATCGGATGCGGTCAATAAATTTGACTGGGCTGCGGCGACCGATGACGTGAATTACCCTGTGCAGAATGCGACAAGGGAATACACGGCCGGCCTGATTAAGCTGCGGAAATCCACCGATGCATTCCGGCTGGGTGATCTCAGCCTGGTGAATTCCAATGTTAAACTTATCGCGGCACCGGAGCTGCAGCCGGAGGATTTGGCGATCGGCTACACAAGTAAAGCAACGGATGGAACCGGAATCTATTATGTATTCATGAACGGGGACAGCAAGACAAGGAAGCTGACCCTGCAGGAGGATTTGACGGACGGTACCGTGCTTGCCGACAACGACGAAGCCGGCACCGAAGCCATTCTTGCCGCGGATCAGAGCGGATTCAGTCTGACAGCGGATGCAATCACTCTTGAACCGCTTACCGCTGTAATTATCCGCAAAGATGCGGATGCGGCAGTGCTGTCTCAGCTGGAGACGGATCAAAGTGGCTATGTGCTTGGGGCGGACAGCTCGCATCAGCTTGCGGTTACGGCCAGATATGGTGATGGCAGCTCCAGGAATGTGACCTCCAAAGCACTGTATACATCCGATAAACCGGAAGTGGCCACGGTTACAGCCAAGGGGCTGGTCAAAGGGCTTAAAGCCGGGACCGCAACTCTTACCGCTGCTTATGGCGGCATATCAACAAAAGTAACCGTAGAAGTAACCAGCCCGCCGGCGGAAAGCAAACGGTATGTGCAGTTTACTTATACCCGGGAAGACAAGGATTACAAGGGGTGGAGTGTATGGCTGTGGTACACCGGAGCAAAAGACGGTGAGGTGAAGCTGACAGAGCCTGAAGGCAGTTCAGCAAGCTCGACAGCATTGTTTGAAGTAGGCAAAGACGCAACCCAGGTAGGATTCGTACTTATTAAGGGTCTGGATTGGTCTGATAATAAGCAGGATATTTCAGATGACCGCTATATTACCCTGACCCCCGGTGAGGCGTTCACTAAAGTCCATGTACAAAGCATGGTTAAAGAGCTGGACATCACTCCGGGCATCAGCGGTCCGCTTATGCAGGATGAAGCAATTACGTTCCTGTACCGTGATGAGGAGCTGTTCCGCACCGGCGGTATGGCATCTATAACCGGTGTTAAGGTGAAAGTAAACGGCACCGAATATCCGATGGAGTACGACGCCGGCAAGGAGTGGTTCAGCTACAAGCTGGGCGGTCTGGAAGAAGGCTTGTACAAGTATACCTTCATTGTGACCAGGGACGGAGCGACCCGGGAGGTCACTGATCCGAAGAATACGGTGAACGGGGAATCCAGCCTGTATTATCACAAGCCGGAAGTCAGTATTACTGCAGAAGTGAATCCGCCGGCGGTTGCTTCTGACGAAAATGCTGTTTTAACGGTCAGGGCTGTTGCCGCAGAAGAGGTATCTTATAAAGACGCTTATCTGGACCTTACTGCTCTGGGCGGACCAGCCAGGGTCAAATTCGATACAGAGCTTATGCAGCAGACGATAGCGGTGAAGGCGGATGTGCCGGCGGGCATTAAAACCATTCAGGTTGTGCTAGTGGACCAGTATGGCAATCTGCACAGACAATCCGCCGTGATTGAAGTCAAGGCCAGAACTTACAGCGGCTCCGCGCTTGACTTCGACTGGGATGAGGCGCGGATCTACTTCGCGCTGACCGACCGCTTCAAGGACGGGGACCCGGCTAACAATGAGAATGTGGATAAAGCACATCTTGAAGCCTATCATGGCGGAGATTTCAGAGGAATGATCGATAATCTCGGTTATCTGCAGGAGCTGGGCATCAACACGCTCTGGATCACACCGGTTGTAGATAATATTGATTTCAATCAGGGTGTAAGCTTCGGGGGCAAGCAATACGCCTATCACGGGTATTGGGCCAAAGACTTCACTAAGCTTGATGAGCATCTTGGCGATATGGCGGCCTTCAAGGAGCTGATCGAGAAGGCGCATGACAAGGGCATCAAGATTATGGTCGATGTGGTGCTTAACCATACAGGCTACGGGCTGAAGGAGAGTGACGACAATCCGGGAGTAACGGCAGAGGACAAGGCGCGTTTCGCCGGAATGCTGCGTACAGACGGTGTCCAGTCCGACAAGGATGTTATCAAAGGCGAGCTGAGCGGGCTGCCGGACTTCAAAACGGAGGATCCTGCGGTGCGCGAACAGATCATTGCCTGGCAGACAGGCTGGCTGGATAATGCACGGACAGCGCGCGGGGATACGATCGACTATTTCCGTGTGGATACAGTTAAGCATGTGGAGAGCACAACCTGGAAAGCGTTCAAAAATGCGCTGACTGCTAAGGCTCCGGGCTTCAAATTACTCGGTGAGTATTTCGGCGGAACCGCCGATAATGACGGCGGCATGCTGCAGAGCGGCCAGATGGACGGCTTGCTCGATTTCAGCTTCAATGATCAGGCCAAGCTGTTCACGGATGGCGCCATTACTGCTGTGGATGCTTATCTGCAGGAACGTGAAGCGAAGATCAGCAATACCGGAATGATGGCACAGTTCCTCAGCAGCCATGATGAGGACGGCTTCTTGTCCAATTACGTTGACGGTGACAAGGGCAAGCTCAAGATCGCTGCCGCGCTGCAGATTACGGCCAAGGGGCAGCCGGTAATTTATTACGGGGAAGAGCTGGGGCGGTCAGGTAAAAATGCCGGAGATATGGCCGAAGGCAAATTCAGCGAGAACCGGGGCGATATGCCTTGGGATCAGCTCACTGCAGAACAGGGGCTTCATGATCATTATCAGAAGCTGCTGAATATCAGAGCCAAGTATTCGCAAGTGTATGCCAAAGGCATCCGCAGCAAGCTTGCCGGCTCGGATGATCTTGGCTATCTGGCCTTTAACAAGCAATACGGCGACGATAATGTGGTTACCGTAATTAACACGAAGGCAGAAGGTCAGAGTGTTGAAATTCCGGTACCGTTCACACCATTGTCTTCCGTACAGGACGAATACAGCGGCGAGCTGTACACGGTATCTGCAGCCGGGAAGGTAACAGTCCAGCTGCCGGGCAGGGATGACGGCGGGACAGTGATTCTGGCGGCACAGCCGGTGGTGGTACCTCCGACACCAACACCAACACCGACACCAACGCCAACGCCAACGCCAACACCGACACCGGTGCCAACACCAACGGCACAATCCGAATTAATATCTGCCGCCAAGCCACTAGTATCGCCAACGGCGGCCCCGGCAGGCGTACAGGTCATCAGCGAAGCTGCTCTGAGCGGCGGAGAGAGAGGCCAAGCAGAGATTACTCTCGAGCCGGGCAAGACTTCGGTGCTGCTGCCGGCCGGGGCAGCCGGAATGCTGGGCGGCAATAAACTGGTTATTGTCGCGGAGGGACTGTCTGTTACCTTCCCTAATGCGGTATTGGCTGATATCGAAGCCATGGCCGGAGGCAAGGATGCGGATGCTTCACAACTCCAGCTTGAGCTGATTCCCATCAGCAAGGCTGAGGCTCAGGATACTGTTAAGAAGTTCAGCACAGACAACTTGGCTGTAACTGCTGTATCCGGAATGTATGAGCTTAAACTGGCAATAATCCATAAAGACGGTACAAGCCTGGCGGTAACAGCGTTTAAGCAGCCCGTTACATTATCGCTTAAGCTTCAGGGAAGTCCGGTTATGGATTGGACGGGTGTGTTCCATCTGGAAGATGCCGGTGGGCTGAAGTATATGGGAGGAACGGTTCAGGCGGACGGTTCACTTACAGCGGCTGTTTCCCATTTCAGCAGGTATGCAGCGCTCCAGATGAATGCGGCCTTCAATGATGTGCCCGATACCCACTGGGCTTCCGCTGCGGTGAAATCGCTGGCGGCGAAACAGGTGGCTGCCGGAGTCTCAGCTGCTCTATTTGAGCCGGCAAGAAATGTGACACGCGCGGAGTTTACTGCATTATTGATGCGTGCACTCGGCCAGCCTGGGGAGGAGCGGGCCATATTCTCCGATGTCCCGGCCGGTGCATGGTATTCATCGTATGTAGCAGCAGCCTCCAGACTTGGCATAGTGAACGGACGCACCAGCAGTACCTTTGCGCCGGACGCAGCAATCAGCCGCCAGGAAATGGCGGTTATGGTCATCCGCGCGCTGGAGTTCAAACAGGGCCGGCGCCTGGCTTCCGCAGCAGATCACTCTGTGTTCGCCGATGCTGCCAGTATCAGCTCCTGGGCGGCAGCCTATGTGAACACAGCTGAAGCACTGGAACTGATTGAGGGCAGAGCGAATCATCTGTTTGCCCCCCGGGACCTGCTGACCCGTGCGGAGAGCGCACAGGTAGTGTATAAGCTGCTCGGCAAATAG